The Gavia stellata isolate bGavSte3 chromosome 1, bGavSte3.hap2, whole genome shotgun sequence genome has a segment encoding these proteins:
- the ALOX5AP gene encoding arachidonate 5-lipoxygenase-activating protein, which yields MDQETLASVVLLAIVTLISVVQNAFFASKVEHESKHCNSKGFQRPGSSAFDRVYTANQNCGHAYPTFLAMLWCAGLLCSQAPAAFAGLMYLFVRQKYFVGYLGERTQSTPGYLFGKRIILFLFLMSVAGILNYYLIFFFGSDFEMYIKTITSTISPLLLIP from the exons ATGGACCAGGAAACCCTGGCAAGCGTTGTCCTCCTCGCCATCGTCACCTTGATAAGTGTTGTCCAGAACG ctttttttgCTAGTAAGGTGGAGCATGAAAGCAAACACTGCAACAGCAAGGGGTTCCAGCGGCCAGGATCCTCCGCCTTTGACCGTGTCTACACCGCCAA CCAGAACTGCGGACACGCGTACCCTACCTTTCTGGCCATGCTTTGGTGCGCTGGCCTTCTCTGCAGCCAAG CTCCTGCCGCCTTTGCTGGCCTGATGTACTTGTTTGTGAGGCAGAAGTACTTTGTGGGCTACCTTGGGGAAAGGACTCAGAG CACTCCCGGTTACTTGTTTGGAAAGCGCATCATTTTGTTCCTGTTCCTCATGTCGGTGGCCGGAATACTCAACTACTATCTCATCTTCTTTTTTGGCAGTGACTTTGAAATGTACATAAAAACGATAACCAGCACGATCTCTCCATTGCTGCTCATCCCCTAG